The following coding sequences are from one Clostridioides difficile ATCC 9689 = DSM 1296 window:
- the dapA gene encoding 4-hydroxy-tetrahydrodipicolinate synthase encodes MLFKGSAVALVTPFTEDNNVNFEKLGELIEYHIENGTDALVVCGTTGEATTMSESEIFAVIKYTVEKVNKRIPVIAGTGSNNTMLSVHMSQEAEKLGVDGLLIITPYYNKTNEKGLKLHFETIANSVKLPIILYNVPGRTKVNIKPSVVAELAKIDNIVAVKEASGDLAQVAEIAKLVPKDFAIYSGNDDTILPLLSLGGSGVISVLANICPKETHDLVTKFFEGDIEGSKKLQLDMDALIAALFIEVNPVPVKTAMNILGFNVGDLRLPLAEMEETNLNVLKQELTNFGFKF; translated from the coding sequence ATGTTATTTAAAGGTTCTGCTGTTGCTTTAGTTACCCCATTTACAGAGGATAATAATGTCAACTTTGAAAAATTAGGTGAATTAATCGAATATCACATTGAGAATGGCACAGATGCACTAGTTGTTTGTGGAACAACAGGTGAGGCGACTACTATGAGTGAATCTGAAATTTTTGCTGTAATAAAATATACAGTTGAAAAAGTTAATAAGAGAATACCTGTTATAGCAGGTACTGGTTCAAACAATACTATGTTGTCTGTTCATATGAGTCAAGAAGCTGAAAAATTAGGGGTGGATGGTCTTTTAATAATAACTCCTTACTATAATAAGACTAATGAGAAAGGTCTTAAACTTCACTTTGAAACAATAGCAAATAGCGTTAAGTTGCCAATTATTTTATACAACGTACCAGGAAGAACTAAAGTGAATATAAAGCCATCTGTTGTGGCTGAACTTGCTAAAATAGATAATATAGTTGCTGTGAAGGAAGCAAGTGGAGACTTAGCTCAAGTTGCAGAAATAGCTAAATTAGTACCTAAAGACTTTGCTATATACTCCGGTAATGATGATACTATACTACCACTATTATCATTAGGTGGAAGTGGTGTTATCTCTGTACTTGCTAACATATGTCCTAAAGAAACACATGATTTAGTAACTAAATTCTTTGAAGGTGATATTGAAGGCTCAAAAAAATTACAACTTGATATGGATGCTTTAATTGCTGCCTTATTTATAGAAGTAAATCCAGTTCCTGTTAAAACTGCCATGAACATTTTAGGTTTTAATGTTGGTGATTTAAGACTTCCTCTAGCTGAAATGGAAGAAACTAATCTTAATGTGTTAAAACAAGAATTGACAAATTTTGGATTTAAATTTTAG
- a CDS encoding L-serine ammonia-lyase, which yields MDTLKELFKIGSGPSSSHTMGPQRAAERFKNENPDAESFRAILYGSLAATGKGHLTDYIIEKTIAPKKVEIVWEEDIIKDFHPNGMKFEALDKDKNVTAEWTVYSVGGGTIAEEGQRNSKSNSIYHLDTMDEIVKWCKENNKTLVDFVLECEPKDIKDYIKTIKDAMRKSIDDGLSTDEIIPGKLLLKRRASTFYNAYKKDKSFSTLVYAYALAASEQNASGNIIVTAPTCGSAGVIPGIFFAMQDFYNYDDEKIIEALLVAGIIGNIIKTNASISGAEVGCQGEVGAACSMAAAAVAYLKGGTIDHIEYAAEIALEHHLGMTCDPVYGYVQIPCIERNAMAAQRAYDAANYALLTDGSHSVSLDQVVETMKETGIDMMDKYKETAKGGLAKHFFSC from the coding sequence ATGGATACTTTAAAGGAACTTTTTAAAATAGGAAGTGGACCTTCAAGTTCTCATACTATGGGACCACAAAGAGCAGCAGAGAGATTTAAGAATGAAAACCCAGATGCAGAAAGTTTTAGAGCAATATTATATGGTAGTTTGGCAGCTACAGGGAAAGGTCACTTAACTGACTATATAATTGAAAAAACTATAGCACCTAAAAAAGTCGAAATTGTTTGGGAAGAAGATATTATAAAAGATTTTCACCCAAATGGGATGAAGTTTGAAGCTTTAGATAAAGATAAAAATGTAACAGCTGAATGGACTGTATATTCTGTAGGTGGAGGGACTATAGCAGAAGAAGGTCAAAGAAACAGTAAAAGCAATAGTATATATCACTTAGATACTATGGATGAGATAGTAAAATGGTGCAAAGAAAATAATAAGACTTTGGTAGATTTTGTGTTGGAATGTGAACCAAAAGACATAAAAGATTATATAAAAACTATAAAAGATGCTATGAGAAAATCTATTGATGATGGACTAAGTACAGATGAAATAATACCAGGCAAGTTATTATTAAAAAGAAGAGCAAGTACATTTTATAATGCATATAAAAAAGATAAGAGCTTCTCAACACTTGTATATGCATATGCACTAGCAGCTTCAGAGCAAAACGCTTCTGGTAATATAATAGTTACAGCACCAACTTGTGGTTCTGCTGGAGTAATACCAGGAATATTCTTTGCAATGCAGGATTTCTATAATTATGATGACGAAAAAATAATTGAAGCACTACTTGTAGCTGGAATAATAGGTAATATAATAAAAACTAACGCTTCAATATCTGGAGCAGAGGTAGGGTGTCAAGGTGAAGTTGGAGCCGCTTGTTCTATGGCAGCAGCAGCAGTAGCATACTTAAAAGGTGGAACTATAGACCATATTGAATATGCGGCAGAAATAGCACTTGAACATCATTTAGGAATGACTTGTGACCCTGTATATGGATATGTTCAAATTCCATGTATAGAAAGAAATGCAATGGCAGCTCAAAGAGCTTATGATGCAGCTAATTATGCATTACTAACTGATGGCTCACATTCTGTCTCCTTAGACCAAGTTGTTGAAACAATGAAAGAAACTGGTATAGATATGATGGATAAGTACAAAGAAACAGCTAAGGGTGGACTTGCTAAACATTTCTTCTCTTGCTAA
- a CDS encoding N-acetyldiaminopimelate deacetylase, which produces MREASYLQEQLYKHRKSLNPIAEIGRKEYKTSKYIRDYLDKLGIEYEVYLETGIVGVIEGKRPKKDIAFRADIDGLHSEEGVKHLCGHDGHATILLGLIEYLNDNKEDLNDNIVFIFQPAEEGPGGAKALIDEGVLRKYNIDEIYGLHIYPELPEGYVGTREGYFMAQIGDIDIEIVSKSGHGAMPQNGIDGIVIASNFVSSLQTIVSRNISPIDNAVLTIGRIEGGARRNIIAENIKMEGTMRCFSPEVYEKMKLRVRELARGFELAYNCKVNINIIDDYIAVKNDKDLYQEFVEAIGSDTVVELEPLMISEDFSYYQKEVPGLFFMLGSRNEEKGFVNGLHNINFNFDEKICVNALNVYLKLLKYKEAID; this is translated from the coding sequence ATGAGAGAGGCATCATATTTACAAGAACAACTTTATAAACATAGGAAGTCATTAAATCCTATTGCAGAGATTGGGAGAAAAGAGTATAAGACTTCAAAATATATAAGAGATTATCTTGATAAATTAGGAATTGAGTATGAAGTTTATTTAGAAACAGGTATAGTAGGTGTAATAGAAGGTAAAAGACCTAAAAAAGATATTGCTTTTAGAGCTGACATAGATGGTCTTCATAGTGAAGAAGGGGTAAAACATTTATGTGGTCATGATGGACATGCTACTATATTACTTGGATTAATTGAGTATTTAAATGATAATAAAGAAGACTTAAATGATAATATAGTATTTATATTCCAACCAGCAGAAGAAGGTCCTGGGGGAGCAAAAGCTTTAATAGATGAAGGAGTGCTTAGAAAATACAATATTGATGAAATATATGGGCTTCATATATATCCAGAGTTACCAGAAGGTTATGTAGGTACAAGAGAGGGCTATTTTATGGCTCAAATAGGAGATATTGACATAGAAATAGTGTCTAAAAGTGGACATGGGGCTATGCCACAAAATGGTATTGATGGTATAGTGATAGCTTCAAACTTTGTAAGCTCACTTCAAACTATAGTGTCTAGAAATATAAGCCCAATAGACAATGCAGTGTTGACTATTGGTAGAATTGAAGGGGGAGCTAGAAGAAATATAATAGCTGAAAATATAAAGATGGAAGGTACTATGAGATGTTTCAGCCCAGAAGTGTATGAGAAAATGAAGCTTAGAGTTAGAGAACTTGCTAGAGGGTTTGAATTGGCTTATAACTGTAAGGTTAATATAAATATTATAGATGATTATATTGCTGTTAAAAATGACAAGGATTTGTATCAAGAGTTTGTAGAGGCTATTGGAAGTGATACTGTTGTAGAGTTAGAGCCACTTATGATATCAGAAGATTTTTCTTATTATCAAAAAGAAGTTCCAGGATTATTTTTTATGTTGGGTTCAAGAAACGAAGAAAAAGGATTTGTAAATGGTCTTCATAATATAAACTTTAATTTTGATGAAAAGATATGTGTAAATGCATTGAATGTTTATTTAAAATTATTAAAATACAAAGAAGCAATAGATTAG